A window of the Dongshaea marina genome harbors these coding sequences:
- a CDS encoding GNAT family N-acetyltransferase: MHSQELRWSCQRFCELSPEELYQILALRSQVFVVEQQCAYLDPDGQDRLSGTYHLCGWQGETLVGYLRLLAPVSAEYNQAMIGRVVVSPAQRGQGIAHHLLERGVAECRRLWPSSNIGAHAQSYLEDFYLQHEFRVAGEEELEDGIPHKMMLLCSQGQLEARVVDFSGQNAEAIAYVREQVFTLEQGIDAAIDLDGLDPASTQVLVYEGETPVATGRMQSDGHIGRIAVLKAHRGSGVGRLVVETLIESARLQQLPRVYLGAQCHAIDFYQQLGFKAYGSEFEEAGLPHQMMELNFD; encoded by the coding sequence ATGCACAGTCAGGAGCTGCGCTGGAGTTGTCAGCGCTTTTGCGAGCTAAGTCCAGAAGAGCTTTATCAGATATTGGCACTTCGTAGCCAGGTGTTTGTTGTCGAGCAGCAGTGTGCCTATCTGGATCCCGATGGTCAGGACCGCCTCTCGGGAACTTATCATCTGTGTGGTTGGCAGGGGGAGACCCTGGTTGGCTACCTACGCCTGCTGGCTCCCGTGTCCGCTGAGTATAACCAGGCGATGATCGGTCGGGTGGTGGTGTCGCCCGCACAGCGGGGCCAGGGGATCGCCCATCACCTGCTGGAGCGTGGGGTTGCTGAGTGTCGTCGGCTGTGGCCAAGCTCTAATATCGGGGCCCATGCCCAGAGCTATCTTGAGGACTTTTACCTGCAGCATGAATTCAGGGTTGCAGGTGAAGAGGAGCTGGAGGATGGGATCCCCCACAAGATGATGCTTCTCTGCTCCCAGGGACAGCTCGAAGCCAGGGTTGTCGATTTTTCGGGTCAGAATGCTGAAGCGATCGCCTATGTTCGGGAGCAGGTATTTACCCTGGAGCAGGGAATTGATGCCGCCATCGACCTCGATGGGCTGGATCCGGCTTCAACCCAGGTGCTGGTCTATGAGGGGGAGACTCCTGTCGCCACCGGCAGGATGCAGTCCGATGGACATATCGGGCGGATTGCCGTCTTAAAAGCTCATAGGGGCAGCGGTGTAGGGCGTCTGGTGGTCGAGACTCTCATTGAGTCGGCCCGCCTCCAGCAGCTCCCCAGGGTCTATCTGGGGGCCCAGTGCCATGCGATCGACTTCTATCAGCAGCTTGGCTTTAAGGCCTACGGCAGTGAGTTTGAAGAGGCCGGGTTACCCCATCAGATGATGGAGCTGAATTTCGACTGA
- the rlmB gene encoding 23S rRNA (guanosine(2251)-2'-O)-methyltransferase RlmB, whose amino-acid sequence MSHELIFGIHAASSAIERSPERIIEAFVMQGRLDQRLMPLLEQLKAYGVSIQTMSRKNLDDKAKGGRHQGIMLRLREAPRLNEQDLEELLDKSESPLLLVLDGVTDPHNIGACLRSADAVGVTAVVVPKDKSGGLSGTARKVACGAAESVPFIQVTNLARTLRSLQERGIWIVGTAGETDVELYQAQLTGPMALVMGAEEKGMRRLTRECCDQLIRIPMAGAVSSLNVSVATGVCLFEAVRQRRV is encoded by the coding sequence ATGAGTCATGAATTAATTTTCGGCATCCATGCCGCCAGCAGTGCCATAGAGAGAAGCCCGGAGCGGATCATTGAGGCTTTTGTGATGCAGGGACGCCTCGATCAGCGGCTGATGCCGCTGCTCGAGCAGCTTAAAGCCTATGGGGTTTCGATTCAGACCATGTCACGCAAGAACCTGGATGACAAAGCCAAAGGAGGTCGTCACCAGGGGATCATGTTGAGATTACGTGAGGCGCCAAGGCTCAATGAACAGGATCTGGAGGAGCTGCTTGATAAGAGTGAATCTCCGCTGTTGTTGGTGCTTGATGGGGTGACCGATCCCCACAACATTGGAGCTTGTCTGCGCAGCGCCGATGCGGTGGGTGTCACGGCTGTGGTGGTGCCTAAGGATAAATCAGGCGGTCTGAGTGGTACCGCCCGCAAAGTGGCCTGCGGTGCGGCTGAATCTGTTCCCTTCATTCAGGTGACTAACCTGGCCCGGACTCTCAGATCTCTCCAGGAGCGAGGGATCTGGATTGTGGGCACTGCAGGAGAGACGGATGTTGAGCTTTATCAGGCCCAGCTCACCGGGCCCATGGCTCTGGTGATGGGAGCCGAGGAGAAAGGGATGCGCCGCCTGACCCGGGAGTGCTGCGATCAGTTGATTCGGATCCCTATGGCTGGCGCTGTCTCCAGCCTTAATGTCTCGGTCGCCACCGGGGTTTGCTTGTTTGAGGCGGTGCGTCAGCGTAGAGTGTAA
- the glpK gene encoding glycerol kinase GlpK: protein MTEEKKYIVALDQGTTSSRAVIFDKNARIVGVSQHEFTQIYPQSGWVEHDAMEIWASQSGTLTEVLAKSNIGSHEIAAIGITNQRETVVVWNKETGRPIYNAIVWQCRRTTETCDQLKADGLEDYIRDNTGLVVDPYFSGTKLKWILDNVEGAREQAMRGELLFGTIDTWLVWKMTQGRVHVTDYTNASRTMLFNINTLEWDEKMLDHLGIPVSMLPEVKASSEVYGQTNIGGKGGTRIPISGIAGDQQAALFGQLCVHKGMAKNTYGTGCFLLMNTGDKPVKSQNGLLTTLAVGPKGEVNYALEGSVFMGGATVQWLRDELKLIHDTADSGYFASRVKDTAGLYLVPAFVGLGAPYWDPDARGTLIGLTRGTNRNHIIRAALESIAYQSRDVLEVMQQDSGLKLPTLKVDGGAVANDFLMQFQADIIGTRVVRPTLIESTALGAAYLAGLAVGFWESTAELENNLQVDASFTPELERGERDKRYRGWKRAVERSLAWHQEDNQE from the coding sequence ATGACCGAGGAAAAAAAATATATCGTCGCTCTGGATCAGGGTACCACCTCTTCCCGTGCGGTGATCTTTGATAAAAATGCACGCATTGTCGGCGTTTCACAGCATGAGTTTACCCAGATCTACCCACAATCGGGCTGGGTTGAGCATGATGCCATGGAGATCTGGGCCAGCCAGAGCGGCACTCTGACCGAGGTCCTGGCAAAATCAAATATCGGCAGCCATGAAATTGCAGCCATAGGGATCACCAACCAGCGTGAGACCGTGGTGGTGTGGAACAAAGAGACCGGGCGCCCCATCTATAACGCCATCGTTTGGCAATGTCGCCGCACCACAGAGACCTGTGATCAGCTCAAGGCCGATGGTCTTGAGGACTACATCCGCGACAATACCGGCCTGGTGGTTGATCCCTATTTTTCCGGCACCAAGCTCAAGTGGATCCTGGATAACGTCGAGGGCGCTCGTGAGCAGGCGATGCGTGGTGAGCTGCTGTTTGGCACCATAGATACCTGGCTGGTGTGGAAGATGACTCAGGGACGGGTGCATGTCACCGATTACACCAATGCCTCCCGTACCATGCTGTTCAACATCAATACCCTGGAGTGGGATGAGAAGATGCTGGATCACTTGGGGATCCCGGTATCCATGCTTCCAGAGGTTAAGGCTTCCAGTGAGGTATATGGCCAAACCAACATCGGTGGTAAGGGGGGAACCCGGATCCCTATCTCCGGAATCGCAGGCGATCAACAGGCGGCTCTGTTTGGTCAGCTCTGCGTGCATAAAGGGATGGCTAAAAACACCTATGGCACCGGCTGCTTCTTGCTGATGAATACAGGTGATAAGCCGGTCAAGAGCCAAAATGGCCTGCTCACCACCCTAGCCGTTGGCCCCAAAGGCGAGGTCAACTATGCCCTGGAAGGCTCGGTCTTCATGGGTGGCGCTACCGTACAATGGCTGCGTGATGAGCTCAAGCTGATTCACGACACCGCCGATAGTGGTTATTTTGCCAGCCGGGTCAAAGACACGGCCGGGCTCTACCTGGTGCCCGCCTTTGTTGGCCTGGGTGCCCCCTATTGGGATCCCGATGCCCGTGGAACCCTGATCGGTCTGACCCGCGGAACCAACCGCAATCACATTATTCGGGCTGCCCTGGAGTCGATCGCCTATCAGAGCCGGGATGTTCTGGAGGTGATGCAGCAGGATTCGGGCCTGAAGCTTCCCACCCTTAAGGTCGATGGTGGCGCCGTAGCCAATGACTTCCTGATGCAGTTCCAGGCCGATATCATAGGCACCCGGGTAGTACGCCCCACCCTGATCGAATCAACCGCCCTGGGTGCAGCCTATCTGGCAGGTTTGGCTGTTGGCTTCTGGGAGAGCACCGCCGAGCTTGAAAATAACCTGCAGGTCGATGCAAGCTTTACCCCTGAGCTGGAGCGTGGCGAAAGAGATAAACGTTACCGGGGCTGGAAGCGAGCCGTGGAGCGCTCACTTGCCTGGCACCAGGAAGATAACCAAGAGTAA
- a CDS encoding LA_2272 family surface repeat-containing protein: MLLYGQTDKVSGVDFALFGLSDVNQFKGLQFGFFGANRNRADMTGAQLGLVNWNDNTATGASLGLMNYTGGAYTGAQFGLLNLNQGPLKGAQLGFVNFADNLTGLQFGLINGTNHIEKGVQIGLINYDKSGTFVSKDLPVFPIINGRF, from the coding sequence GTGCTGCTCTATGGACAAACCGATAAGGTGTCCGGTGTGGACTTTGCCCTGTTTGGTCTGTCGGATGTGAACCAGTTTAAGGGGTTACAGTTTGGTTTTTTTGGAGCAAACCGCAACCGGGCCGACATGACGGGTGCTCAGCTTGGCCTGGTCAACTGGAATGATAATACGGCAACCGGCGCCAGCCTGGGCCTGATGAACTACACGGGAGGCGCTTACACAGGTGCCCAGTTTGGCCTGCTAAACCTGAATCAGGGGCCGTTGAAGGGAGCTCAGCTCGGTTTTGTTAACTTTGCGGATAACCTGACAGGATTGCAGTTTGGCCTGATCAATGGCACCAACCATATCGAGAAAGGGGTGCAGATTGGCCTCATCAACTATGATAAGTCAGGCACCTTTGTCAGTAAGGATCTACCGGTATTCCCGATTATCAACGGTCGTTTCTAA
- the rnr gene encoding ribonuclease R codes for MPADPHFEREAQKYENPIPSREFILQMIEERKAPASFDQLVKLLKLEEEEQTKALRYRLRAMERDGQLVFTRSRCYALPSRLNMLQGYVMGHRDGYGFFRPDDGEGDLFLSAREMEQLMHGDYILAQANGESYRGKKEARLVRVLKSRENEIVGRYFIEDGIGMVVPDDQRICQDIIIPPEENRGARQSQIVVVELIHRPSRRRNAVGRITEVLGEQMAPGMETEMALRTHGIPHTWPEEVTKAVKGLKEEVPESAKKDRMDLRELPLVTIDGEDARDFDDAVFCERKRLGGWRLWVAIADVSHYVKLGTALDKEAYTRGNSVYFPDQVVPMLPEVLSNGLCSLNPKVDRLCMVCEMTVSKAGRLSGYKFYPAVMNSHARLTYTKVAAMLEGDKELREQYAPLVPHIEELHNLYQALNAARKVRGAMEFESQETRFIFNAERKIDHIVPLVRNDAHKLIEECMILANIAAARYVDKHKAAALFRTHARPGEEKLTAFHSFLGELGLSLNGGNQPQPKDFAELARKIEGRPDAELIQTMLLRSMKQAIYEGSNEGHFGLALTAYAHFTSPIRRYPDLILHRAIKYLFKKEQGLFKKKWTSDGGFNYQHDETDGLGEHCSMTERRADDATREVSDRLKCEFMQDHVGLEFDGVIAAVTGFGFFVRLRELHIDGLVHVSSLQNDYYQFDPQRQSLIGESFRRVYRLGDELRVKVVRADPEDRKIDFELVGEDKGKQRRSRPGKSSAKPVKTSGAEKEKGARASTKRRSSTSEKKAPKKRSTESSNKRPRRKSSKQVKKSSK; via the coding sequence ATGCCAGCCGATCCCCACTTTGAGCGAGAGGCTCAGAAATACGAAAACCCGATCCCCAGTCGCGAATTTATTCTGCAAATGATTGAGGAGCGAAAAGCCCCTGCCAGCTTTGATCAGCTGGTTAAACTGCTCAAGCTCGAAGAGGAGGAGCAGACCAAGGCCCTGCGCTATCGATTGCGAGCGATGGAGCGTGATGGCCAGCTGGTATTTACCCGCAGTCGCTGCTATGCGCTTCCGTCACGACTGAATATGCTCCAGGGATATGTGATGGGGCATAGGGATGGCTATGGCTTTTTCCGCCCGGACGATGGAGAGGGCGATCTCTTTTTATCGGCACGGGAGATGGAGCAGCTGATGCACGGTGACTACATCCTGGCTCAGGCCAATGGTGAGAGTTACCGCGGCAAGAAGGAGGCTCGCCTGGTGCGGGTCCTCAAGAGCCGGGAAAATGAGATCGTAGGTCGCTACTTCATTGAAGATGGGATTGGCATGGTGGTGCCTGATGATCAGAGGATCTGTCAGGATATTATCATTCCGCCCGAAGAGAACCGGGGTGCTCGTCAAAGCCAGATCGTGGTTGTTGAGCTGATCCACCGGCCATCGCGCCGGCGCAATGCGGTCGGGCGGATCACCGAGGTGCTGGGCGAGCAGATGGCGCCGGGGATGGAAACCGAGATGGCCCTGCGCACTCACGGCATTCCCCATACCTGGCCCGAGGAGGTCACCAAGGCTGTCAAAGGTCTTAAGGAGGAGGTACCGGAATCGGCCAAGAAAGATCGGATGGATCTGCGAGAGCTGCCACTGGTCACCATTGATGGCGAAGATGCCCGGGACTTTGATGATGCTGTTTTCTGTGAGCGAAAGCGCCTTGGTGGCTGGCGGCTGTGGGTTGCCATTGCCGATGTCTCTCATTATGTGAAGCTTGGCACCGCTTTAGATAAGGAAGCTTATACCCGGGGTAACTCGGTCTATTTTCCTGATCAGGTGGTCCCCATGTTACCCGAGGTGCTCTCCAATGGCCTGTGTTCGCTGAACCCCAAAGTTGATCGCCTGTGTATGGTCTGTGAGATGACAGTCTCTAAGGCGGGTCGGCTTTCCGGGTACAAGTTTTATCCTGCGGTGATGAACTCTCATGCGCGGCTGACCTATACCAAGGTAGCGGCGATGCTGGAGGGGGATAAGGAGCTACGTGAGCAGTATGCGCCCCTGGTTCCACATATCGAGGAGCTGCATAACCTCTATCAGGCTTTGAATGCGGCCCGTAAGGTGCGGGGTGCGATGGAGTTTGAATCCCAGGAAACGCGCTTTATCTTTAATGCCGAGCGTAAAATCGATCATATCGTGCCCCTGGTGCGTAATGATGCGCACAAGCTCATCGAAGAGTGCATGATCCTGGCAAACATAGCGGCAGCTCGCTACGTGGATAAGCATAAGGCAGCGGCTTTGTTCCGTACCCATGCCCGCCCGGGTGAGGAGAAGTTAACGGCATTCCATAGCTTCTTAGGGGAGCTCGGATTATCTCTCAATGGTGGCAACCAGCCCCAGCCGAAGGATTTTGCCGAACTGGCTCGCAAGATCGAGGGACGCCCCGATGCCGAACTAATTCAGACCATGCTGCTGCGTTCGATGAAGCAGGCTATCTATGAGGGTTCAAACGAGGGGCACTTTGGGTTGGCATTAACCGCCTATGCACATTTTACTTCACCGATCCGCCGCTATCCGGATCTGATTCTGCACCGGGCCATCAAGTATCTGTTTAAGAAAGAGCAGGGGCTGTTTAAGAAGAAGTGGACCTCGGATGGTGGCTTTAACTACCAGCATGATGAGACCGATGGCTTGGGGGAGCACTGCTCAATGACGGAGCGGCGCGCCGATGATGCGACCCGCGAGGTTTCGGATCGCCTCAAGTGTGAATTCATGCAGGATCATGTCGGCCTTGAGTTTGATGGGGTAATCGCGGCGGTGACCGGCTTTGGCTTTTTTGTGAGACTCAGGGAGCTGCATATCGATGGCTTGGTCCATGTCTCCAGCCTGCAGAACGATTACTACCAGTTTGATCCGCAGCGCCAATCTCTGATCGGTGAGAGTTTCCGCCGTGTCTATCGTCTCGGTGATGAGCTCAGGGTCAAGGTGGTGCGGGCCGATCCGGAGGATCGCAAGATTGACTTTGAGTTGGTGGGTGAAGATAAGGGTAAGCAGCGTCGCTCCCGGCCTGGCAAGAGCTCAGCAAAGCCTGTTAAAACATCTGGTGCCGAAAAGGAGAAGGGGGCGAGAGCCTCCACCAAACGTCGTAGCAGCACTTCCGAAAAGAAAGCGCCAAAAAAGAGATCAACAGAGAGTAGCAACAAGCGCCCACGGCGCAAAAGCAGCAAGCAGGTAAAAAAGAGTAGCAAATGA